The proteins below are encoded in one region of Peptoniphilus sp. GNH:
- a CDS encoding 4Fe-4S binding protein, whose product MAHKITDACIACGACKAECPVDCISEGAIYEINADECIDCGACSGVCPTGAAVPAE is encoded by the coding sequence ATGGCACATAAAATTACAGACGCTTGCATAGCTTGCGGAGCTTGCAAGGCAGAATGTCCAGTAGATTGCATTTCAGAAGGAGCAATTTACGAAATTAACGCAGACGAATGTATTGATTGCGGAGCTTGCTCAGGCGTTTGCCCAACAGGCGCAGCAGTACCTGCAGAATAA